A single genomic interval of Agromyces cerinus harbors:
- a CDS encoding winged helix DNA-binding domain-containing protein: protein MITDRDLARWRLHSQLLAAPVATAEDVVRTLTAVQAENAAQSAWAVATRTASPDQADLAGALADGRVLRIHVLRSTWHYVHADDALWLQELTAPRVMPIFEQQLQPIASRLEALGAAIEEMLAESPDRTRGDLAEGLAERGEQLTGQQLMLLLGRLEVQSLVCSGAPRDGEHTYARFTDRVPDPRRLERDEALAELALRYFTSHGPATDRDLAYWATLTVTDVRRGIAAAGDRLDSFEHDGRTFWHLPGEAPASAAPAGHLLQVLDEMYRGYQDSRWVIDADGVVPRAREAAIGMALVDAQLVAGMKRTVSAKAVTFAMHPHRTLSTREVEAIQDAAARYGDFLGLEARVQLDAG, encoded by the coding sequence GTGATCACCGATCGAGACCTCGCCCGCTGGCGACTGCACTCGCAACTGCTCGCCGCACCCGTCGCGACCGCCGAAGACGTGGTGCGTACCCTGACTGCGGTGCAGGCCGAGAACGCCGCGCAGTCGGCGTGGGCGGTCGCCACGCGGACGGCCTCGCCCGACCAGGCTGATCTGGCCGGCGCGCTCGCCGACGGGCGAGTGCTGCGCATCCACGTGCTGCGCTCGACCTGGCACTACGTGCACGCCGACGACGCGCTCTGGCTGCAGGAGCTCACCGCGCCGCGGGTGATGCCGATCTTCGAGCAGCAGCTGCAGCCGATCGCGAGCCGATTGGAGGCGCTCGGCGCTGCGATCGAGGAGATGCTCGCGGAGTCGCCCGACCGCACCCGAGGCGACCTCGCCGAGGGCCTCGCCGAACGGGGCGAGCAGCTCACCGGCCAGCAGCTCATGCTGCTGCTCGGTCGACTCGAGGTGCAGAGCCTCGTCTGCAGCGGTGCGCCGCGCGACGGCGAGCACACCTATGCCCGCTTCACCGACCGCGTGCCCGACCCGCGCCGACTCGAACGCGACGAGGCGCTCGCCGAACTCGCCCTGCGCTATTTCACGTCGCACGGGCCGGCGACCGATCGCGACCTCGCCTACTGGGCGACCCTCACGGTGACCGACGTGCGGCGGGGCATCGCTGCGGCCGGCGATCGACTCGACTCCTTCGAGCACGACGGCCGAACGTTCTGGCACCTGCCCGGCGAAGCCCCGGCATCCGCTGCGCCAGCCGGCCACCTGCTGCAGGTGCTCGACGAGATGTACCGCGGCTATCAGGACTCGCGCTGGGTCATCGACGCCGACGGCGTGGTGCCGCGGGCGCGCGAGGCCGCCATCGGCATGGCGCTCGTCGACGCGCAGCTCGTGGCCGGCATGAAGCGCACCGTGTCGGCGAAGGCGGTCACGTTCGCGATGCATCCGCACCGCACGCTGTCGACGCGCGAAGTCGAGGCGATTCAGGATGCCGCGGCGCGCTACGGCGACTTCCTCGGGCTCGAGGCGAGGGTGCAGCTCGACGCCGGCTGA
- a CDS encoding TerC family protein, which translates to MDFSFAFTPDLIAVFVTLFVLEVVLGVDNVIFISILASKLPKEQQARARNLGLTLAMVIRVVLVFFAGWIITLKEDVVVWFGMGFSIKDFILIAGGLFLVYKAVTEIHHKLEGAEEEHGGAAPKRITFSSVLLQILALDIVFSLDSVITAVGMTENLVVIVTVVVLSFGIMLFASRFIFSFVNQHPTVKMLALSFLLLIGVFLIAEGFGVHIDKALIYAPMAFAILVEALNLVASARKAKREKRRQEAVQLRPQYPDVDESVAVAAALSTSEGRGSVGLSNRPVEGESDAAEERAGLG; encoded by the coding sequence GTGGACTTCTCCTTCGCATTCACGCCGGATCTCATCGCCGTCTTCGTGACGCTGTTCGTGCTCGAGGTCGTGCTCGGCGTCGACAACGTCATCTTCATCTCGATCCTCGCGTCGAAGCTCCCGAAGGAGCAGCAGGCCCGCGCCCGCAACCTCGGCCTGACGCTCGCCATGGTCATTCGCGTGGTGCTCGTGTTCTTCGCCGGATGGATCATCACGCTGAAGGAAGACGTCGTCGTGTGGTTCGGCATGGGCTTCTCGATCAAGGACTTCATCCTGATCGCGGGTGGCCTGTTCCTCGTCTACAAGGCGGTCACCGAGATCCACCACAAGCTCGAGGGCGCCGAAGAGGAGCACGGCGGCGCGGCGCCGAAGCGCATCACCTTCAGTTCGGTGCTGCTGCAGATCCTCGCGCTCGACATCGTCTTCTCGCTCGACTCGGTCATCACGGCCGTCGGCATGACCGAGAACCTCGTGGTCATCGTCACCGTCGTCGTGCTCTCGTTCGGCATCATGCTCTTCGCGTCGCGCTTCATCTTCTCGTTCGTCAACCAGCACCCGACGGTGAAGATGCTCGCGCTGTCGTTCCTGCTGCTGATCGGCGTGTTCCTCATCGCCGAGGGCTTCGGCGTGCACATCGACAAGGCACTCATCTACGCGCCGATGGCGTTCGCCATCCTCGTCGAGGCGTTGAACCTCGTCGCCTCCGCGCGCAAGGCCAAGCGCGAGAAGCGCCGCCAAGAGGCCGTGCAGCTGCGGCCGCAGTACCCCGACGTCGACGAGTCGGTCGCGGTCGCCGCGGCGCTGTCGACGAGCGAGGGGCGCGGATCGGTGGGCCTGTCGAACCGCCCGGTCGAGGGCGAGTCGGATGCCGCGGAGGAGCGCGCCGGGCTCGGTTGA
- a CDS encoding ROK family transcriptional regulator produces MQAQASETAGTPEETMTVSTAGLQRKSDLLRRFARSGQFEAQTGIRREHLLRALGLIAREPAPVTRAVIARRTGLTSATASSLVAELIALGLVVETGRAESTGGKRATRLEIERDAYLVVVAVVRTRAIDTALVDLAGRTVASRRHDVTGGMEVSTVVDAIRELTEGFEARVLAACVQVPGVTAGGVVVDSVQLGWRDVPLARILEEVIGAPASVVNDVDAEALTEAVDADDGAIRLVVHLGEGVGAAITNGGSLMSGATGRAGEIGHVRVIYEGERTKCRCGLSGCLESATSMSAMLGDSYTDELDDHDTSLLASTAEARERMGFGARALARALRISSALLDPEEIVIAGAAPALGPHFLGTLRDEYEMYPAKGTTPVPIRYGRPELSEYLGPARFALAPVLGDALPLTQAR; encoded by the coding sequence GTGCAGGCACAGGCATCCGAGACCGCCGGCACACCCGAGGAGACGATGACCGTGAGCACCGCCGGCCTGCAGCGCAAGTCCGACCTGTTGCGCCGTTTCGCGCGCAGTGGCCAGTTCGAGGCGCAGACGGGCATCCGGCGCGAGCACCTGCTTCGCGCACTCGGCCTGATCGCTCGCGAGCCCGCACCGGTCACGCGGGCGGTCATCGCACGGCGCACCGGCCTCACCTCGGCGACGGCGTCGTCGCTCGTTGCCGAGCTCATCGCGCTGGGACTCGTCGTCGAGACCGGCCGAGCCGAGAGCACCGGCGGCAAGCGGGCGACCCGTCTCGAGATCGAGCGCGACGCCTATCTGGTCGTGGTCGCGGTGGTGCGCACGCGCGCCATCGACACCGCGCTCGTCGACCTCGCGGGCCGCACCGTCGCGAGCCGCCGACACGACGTCACCGGCGGCATGGAGGTCTCGACCGTCGTCGATGCGATTCGCGAGCTCACCGAGGGGTTCGAAGCGCGAGTGCTCGCCGCCTGCGTGCAGGTGCCGGGTGTCACCGCCGGGGGAGTCGTGGTCGACAGCGTGCAGCTCGGCTGGCGCGACGTGCCCCTCGCACGCATCCTCGAGGAAGTGATCGGCGCACCGGCATCCGTCGTGAACGACGTCGACGCAGAAGCGCTCACCGAGGCGGTCGATGCCGACGACGGGGCGATCCGGCTGGTCGTGCACCTCGGCGAGGGCGTCGGCGCCGCCATCACGAACGGCGGCTCGCTCATGTCGGGCGCCACCGGCCGGGCCGGCGAGATCGGGCACGTTCGCGTGATCTACGAGGGCGAACGCACCAAGTGCCGGTGCGGTCTCTCCGGATGCCTCGAGTCGGCGACCTCGATGAGCGCGATGCTCGGCGACTCGTACACCGACGAGCTCGACGACCACGACACGAGCCTGCTGGCGTCGACGGCAGAGGCGCGCGAGCGCATGGGCTTTGGTGCTCGGGCGCTCGCCCGGGCCCTGCGCATCAGCTCCGCGCTGCTCGATCCAGAGGAGATCGTCATCGCCGGCGCGGCGCCGGCGCTCGGCCCGCACTTCCTCGGCACGCTGCGCGACGAGTACGAGATGTACCCGGCCAAGGGCACGACCCCGGTGCCGATCCGCTACGGCCGCCCCGAACTCAGCGAGTACCTCGGGCCGGCGAGGTTCGCGCTCGCGCCGGTGCTGGGCGACGCGCTGCCGCTGACTCAGGCGCGCTGA
- a CDS encoding acyl-CoA thioesterase, whose protein sequence is MTTTPIVYETVHRIAFSELDPFQHVSTGNYARYFADHRMEGLATYAGWDLPTLGSLGFMTWVRRMEIDFIRPVTADQEVSITSFVREFRGPDAMIECTMTDAAGTTVSTCLMVVAHVDGRTRRATDWPDELQALFFEPGD, encoded by the coding sequence ATGACGACGACGCCGATCGTCTACGAGACCGTGCACCGCATCGCCTTCTCGGAGCTCGATCCGTTCCAGCACGTGAGCACCGGCAACTACGCCAGGTACTTCGCCGACCACCGCATGGAGGGGCTGGCGACGTACGCCGGCTGGGATCTGCCCACCCTCGGCTCACTGGGTTTCATGACGTGGGTGCGGCGCATGGAGATCGACTTCATCAGGCCGGTGACCGCGGACCAGGAGGTCTCGATCACCTCCTTCGTGCGCGAGTTCCGAGGCCCCGACGCGATGATCGAGTGCACGATGACGGATGCCGCGGGCACGACGGTCTCGACGTGCCTCATGGTCGTGGCCCACGTCGACGGCCGCACGCGGCGCGCCACGGACTGGCCCGACGAACTCCAGGCGCTCTTCTTCGAACCCGGCGACTGA
- a CDS encoding DUF4097 family beta strand repeat-containing protein: MLQKFDTTAPIAAVLDISAGRVQVIAADRADTVVEVRPANAAKSRDVKMAEETTVEYRDGVLRVATPAGNQILGPSGSVEVTVQLPAGSRVEAKAAAAEFRGVGRLGDVAFDGANGTIKIDEAASLRLSALAGDVVVGRLNGPAEISTQKGDIRIVEAVRGSVVLSAQAGNLSVGVVPGASATLDAGTTYGRVQNSLNNTKGADAELAITATTAYGDIEARSL; the protein is encoded by the coding sequence ATGCTGCAGAAGTTCGACACCACCGCCCCCATCGCCGCCGTGCTCGACATCTCGGCGGGCCGCGTGCAGGTCATCGCCGCCGACCGGGCCGACACCGTGGTCGAGGTTCGCCCCGCCAACGCGGCGAAGAGCCGCGACGTGAAGATGGCCGAAGAGACGACGGTCGAGTACCGCGACGGCGTGCTGCGCGTCGCGACGCCCGCCGGCAACCAGATCCTCGGCCCGTCGGGATCGGTCGAGGTCACGGTGCAGCTGCCCGCCGGATCGCGCGTCGAGGCGAAGGCCGCCGCCGCGGAGTTCCGCGGCGTCGGGCGCCTCGGCGACGTCGCCTTCGACGGAGCCAACGGCACGATCAAGATCGACGAGGCAGCGAGCCTGCGGCTCTCGGCCCTCGCCGGCGACGTCGTGGTCGGCCGACTCAACGGCCCGGCGGAGATCAGCACCCAGAAGGGCGACATCCGCATCGTCGAGGCCGTGCGCGGCTCGGTCGTGCTGAGCGCGCAGGCCGGCAACCTGTCGGTCGGCGTCGTGCCCGGGGCATCCGCCACGCTCGACGCCGGCACCACCTACGGCCGCGTGCAGAACTCGCTCAACAACACCAAGGGCGCCGACGCCGAACTCGCCATCACGGCGACCACCGCGTACGGCGACATCGAGGCCCGGAGCCTCTGA
- a CDS encoding GbsR/MarR family transcriptional regulator, translated as MPGGRLTQHERQQIAMGLADDLAYAEIARRLDRPTSTITREVMRNGGPAAYRADLAQRATERRTHQRKPVAPRGQHAPAPAHGRDADAVHEYEEAFITILMQSGLPRMAASVLTCLYTSDAGSLTSAELVQRLRVSPASVSKAVALLENVGLVRREVEAGRRERYSADNDAWYQSMIAAARSNAELAEAARRGVNVFGRDTPAGNRLQNMARFVDFVAESISRAAEQARDILSTMPATNATSADER; from the coding sequence ATGCCGGGAGGCAGACTCACCCAGCACGAACGCCAGCAGATCGCGATGGGCCTGGCCGACGACCTCGCCTACGCCGAGATCGCCAGGCGCCTCGATCGCCCGACCTCGACGATCACCCGCGAGGTGATGCGCAACGGCGGCCCGGCGGCCTACCGTGCCGATCTCGCGCAACGGGCCACGGAGCGCCGCACCCATCAGCGCAAGCCGGTGGCACCGCGCGGGCAGCACGCGCCCGCACCGGCCCATGGCCGCGATGCCGACGCGGTGCACGAGTACGAGGAGGCGTTCATCACGATCCTCATGCAGTCGGGACTCCCCCGCATGGCGGCCTCGGTGCTGACCTGCCTCTACACCTCCGACGCCGGCAGCCTGACCTCGGCCGAGCTGGTGCAGCGCCTCCGGGTCAGCCCGGCATCGGTCTCCAAGGCGGTCGCGCTGCTCGAGAACGTGGGACTCGTGCGCCGGGAGGTCGAGGCCGGCCGACGCGAACGCTACTCGGCCGACAACGACGCCTGGTACCAGTCGATGATCGCCGCGGCACGCTCCAACGCCGAGCTCGCCGAGGCCGCCAGGCGCGGCGTCAACGTCTTCGGACGCGACACGCCCGCCGGCAACCGACTCCAGAACATGGCCCGCTTCGTGGACTTCGTCGCCGAGAGCATCAGCCGGGCCGCGGAGCAGGCACGGGACATCCTCTCGACGATGCCCGCCACGAATGCGACGAGCGCTGATGAACGCTGA
- a CDS encoding CatA-like O-acetyltransferase, which yields MTSPDLIDLTTWTRREAFEHYRDRVPCTYAMTVEIDATAFAAALRASSRKTYVAQIWAIATVVNRYREFRMALTDAGEPASWPVVHPAFTVFNAERETFAAVWAPYDPDFGRFHEQAAELLATASSATTMFPQGGLPPNAFDVSSLPWTSFTGFTLQIDGGTGHLLPIFTLGRYVERDGRTLLPVAVQIHHAAADGFHTAQLLGDLEALMGDASWVGA from the coding sequence ATGACCAGCCCTGACCTGATCGATCTCACCACCTGGACCCGGCGTGAGGCGTTCGAGCACTACCGCGACCGTGTGCCGTGCACCTACGCCATGACCGTCGAGATCGATGCGACGGCGTTCGCGGCGGCGCTGCGCGCCTCGTCACGCAAGACGTACGTCGCGCAGATCTGGGCGATCGCGACCGTCGTGAACCGGTACCGGGAGTTCCGCATGGCGCTGACCGACGCCGGCGAGCCGGCGAGCTGGCCCGTCGTGCACCCCGCATTCACGGTGTTCAACGCCGAGCGCGAGACGTTCGCCGCGGTCTGGGCGCCGTACGACCCCGACTTCGGCCGCTTCCACGAGCAGGCCGCCGAGCTGCTCGCCACCGCGTCGAGCGCGACCACCATGTTCCCGCAGGGCGGGCTGCCGCCGAACGCGTTCGACGTGTCGAGCCTGCCGTGGACGAGCTTCACCGGATTCACGCTGCAGATCGACGGCGGCACGGGCCACCTGCTGCCGATCTTCACGCTCGGACGGTACGTCGAGCGCGACGGCCGCACGCTGCTGCCGGTCGCCGTGCAGATCCACCATGCCGCCGCCGACGGGTTCCACACGGCACAGCTGCTGGGCGACCTCGAAGCGCTCATGGGCGATGCGAGCTGGGTGGGCGCGTGA
- a CDS encoding metallopeptidase family protein, producing MVEISDEDFERMVGDVFDALPEEMVRGVENVAILIENQPLGQRPRLFGLYSGRPLKTRGVYGFGELPDRITLFQNNMQAHSADLESLRARVRITLVHEIGHYFGLDDAKLQELGWA from the coding sequence ATGGTCGAGATCTCCGACGAGGACTTCGAACGCATGGTCGGCGACGTCTTCGACGCGCTGCCCGAAGAGATGGTGCGCGGGGTCGAGAACGTCGCGATCCTGATCGAGAATCAGCCCCTCGGCCAGCGGCCGCGACTGTTCGGCCTCTACAGCGGGCGACCGCTGAAGACGCGCGGGGTCTACGGCTTCGGCGAGCTGCCCGACCGCATCACGCTGTTCCAGAACAACATGCAGGCGCACAGCGCCGACCTCGAGTCGCTGCGGGCGCGCGTGCGCATCACGCTCGTGCACGAGATCGGCCACTACTTCGGGCTCGACGACGCGAAGCTC
- a CDS encoding dienelactone hydrolase family protein: MSDVLLFHHALGPTAGLHAFADELRAAGHTVHTPDLFEGRTFATIEEGVGYAREVGWDEIMARGERAAAALPNELVYGGFSLGVVPAQKLAQTRAGARGALFFYSCMPVSEFGTWPAGVPVQIHGADADPIFMDEGDVDAARELVEAADDADLFLYPGDQHYFADSSLPSYDAAAAALLTQRVLEFLARVG, encoded by the coding sequence ATGTCAGACGTACTGCTCTTCCACCACGCGCTCGGCCCCACCGCGGGCCTGCACGCCTTCGCCGACGAACTGCGCGCCGCCGGTCACACGGTGCACACGCCCGACCTCTTCGAGGGGCGCACGTTCGCGACGATCGAGGAGGGCGTCGGCTACGCCCGCGAGGTCGGGTGGGACGAGATCATGGCGCGCGGCGAGCGCGCCGCAGCCGCCCTGCCGAACGAGCTGGTCTACGGCGGCTTCTCACTCGGGGTCGTGCCCGCCCAGAAGCTCGCCCAGACCCGCGCCGGCGCGCGCGGTGCGCTGTTCTTCTACTCGTGCATGCCCGTCTCGGAGTTCGGCACCTGGCCGGCCGGCGTGCCCGTGCAGATCCACGGCGCCGACGCCGACCCGATCTTCATGGACGAGGGCGACGTCGACGCCGCCCGCGAGCTGGTCGAGGCGGCCGACGACGCCGACCTCTTCCTCTACCCCGGCGACCAGCACTACTTCGCCGACTCCAGCCTGCCGAGCTACGACGCGGCCGCGGCCGCACTGCTCACACAGCGCGTGCTCGAGTTCCTCGCACGGGTCGGCTGA
- a CDS encoding beta-N-acetylglucosaminidase domain-containing protein — translation MSPTPQSMTRAGSDVNVPSRVEIVVDDGTDAAALAELRETLSEHGVDRIDERAEATGRAPLTIKIGATSRADIEAALGDTEAPTHAEGYALLADASAGPLGTVALGGVDAAGQYYAVKTLDQLFVPKDDGGYRIAGASISDFPSMPLRGTIEGFYGEPWSHQERLDQLAFYGDVKANTYIYAPKDDPYHRDRWREPYPADKLAELGELVNTATANHVRFTFALSPGNSVCYSSDADYQALATKLQQMYDLGVRAFNIPLDDIDYGRWHCDGDRAKFGAPSARTAGVAQATFLDRVQKEFVETHDGVHPLQMVPTEYSNTADSGYKTALRTMDEDVVVMWTGEGVVPQSVTVDQAKKAATVFGGPTFLWDNYPVNDYGNTAGRLLMAPYDKREAGLGEYLAGIVSNPMNQAAASKIAIFGVADFTWNDEAYDAGHNWSRALDYLASGDAATTAALRVFADLNHLAPSFGAPWQPQAPELTARIAEFWESWSAGDKTGAVAELRTYAQSIADAPEAIRTGTTDPAFVSDSGPWLDAAALWGQSTVELLDAVQARIDGDQAASDALAASAKATAAQATAVVVDPPDNAWGKAKVRIADGVLDVFHGRIGFTLAMWEAGDVVNVAPSGTATASSTEVAQFGAKNVNDDKASTRWASGYSDDSWVQVKLSEPTVVRGITVNWESACANAYELQTSNDGTTWTTIRTVDDSTCALDVYTFDESEPVQYVRMQGVDRKTTWGYSIWELGIYAAS, via the coding sequence GTGAGCCCGACGCCCCAGTCGATGACTCGCGCCGGCTCCGACGTCAACGTGCCCTCCCGAGTCGAGATCGTCGTCGACGACGGCACGGATGCCGCGGCGCTCGCCGAGCTGCGAGAGACGCTGAGCGAGCACGGCGTCGACCGCATCGACGAACGCGCCGAGGCCACCGGCCGGGCCCCGCTCACGATCAAGATCGGTGCGACCTCGCGCGCCGACATCGAAGCCGCACTCGGCGACACCGAGGCGCCGACGCACGCCGAGGGCTACGCGCTCCTGGCCGATGCATCCGCCGGCCCGCTCGGCACCGTCGCACTCGGCGGCGTCGACGCCGCCGGGCAGTACTACGCCGTCAAGACCCTCGACCAGCTGTTCGTGCCGAAGGACGACGGCGGCTACCGCATCGCGGGCGCGTCGATCAGCGACTTCCCGTCGATGCCGCTCCGCGGCACGATCGAGGGCTTCTACGGTGAGCCCTGGTCGCACCAGGAGCGACTCGACCAGCTCGCGTTCTACGGCGACGTCAAGGCGAACACCTACATCTACGCGCCGAAGGACGACCCCTACCACCGTGATCGCTGGCGCGAGCCCTACCCCGCCGACAAGCTCGCCGAGCTCGGCGAACTCGTGAACACGGCGACCGCCAACCACGTGCGGTTCACCTTCGCGCTCTCGCCCGGCAACAGCGTCTGCTACTCGAGCGACGCCGACTACCAGGCGCTCGCGACCAAGCTGCAGCAGATGTACGACCTCGGGGTGCGCGCGTTCAACATCCCGCTCGACGACATCGACTACGGTCGCTGGCACTGCGACGGCGACCGCGCGAAGTTCGGTGCACCGAGCGCGCGCACCGCGGGCGTCGCACAGGCCACCTTCCTCGACCGCGTGCAGAAGGAGTTCGTCGAGACGCACGACGGCGTGCACCCGCTGCAGATGGTGCCGACCGAGTACTCGAACACGGCCGACTCCGGCTACAAGACGGCACTCCGCACCATGGACGAGGACGTCGTCGTCATGTGGACCGGCGAAGGAGTCGTCCCGCAGTCGGTGACCGTCGACCAGGCCAAGAAGGCCGCGACGGTGTTCGGCGGCCCGACGTTCCTCTGGGACAACTACCCGGTGAACGACTACGGCAACACCGCCGGCCGACTGCTCATGGCGCCGTACGACAAGCGCGAGGCCGGCCTCGGCGAGTACCTCGCGGGCATCGTCTCCAACCCGATGAACCAGGCCGCCGCCAGCAAGATCGCGATCTTCGGCGTCGCCGACTTCACCTGGAACGACGAGGCGTACGACGCCGGCCACAACTGGTCGCGGGCGCTCGACTACCTTGCGAGCGGGGATGCCGCGACGACCGCTGCGCTCCGCGTCTTCGCCGACCTCAACCACCTCGCCCCGAGCTTCGGTGCGCCGTGGCAGCCGCAGGCTCCCGAGCTCACCGCACGCATCGCGGAGTTCTGGGAGAGCTGGAGCGCCGGCGACAAGACCGGCGCCGTCGCCGAGCTGCGCACCTACGCGCAGTCCATCGCCGACGCCCCCGAGGCGATCCGCACCGGCACCACCGACCCGGCGTTCGTCTCCGACTCGGGCCCGTGGCTCGACGCGGCGGCGCTGTGGGGTCAGTCGACCGTCGAGCTGCTCGACGCCGTGCAGGCACGGATCGACGGCGACCAGGCGGCATCCGATGCCCTCGCCGCCTCGGCGAAGGCCACGGCGGCGCAGGCCACCGCGGTCGTCGTCGACCCGCCCGACAACGCGTGGGGCAAGGCCAAGGTGCGCATCGCCGACGGCGTGCTCGACGTCTTCCACGGCCGCATCGGGTTCACCCTCGCCATGTGGGAGGCGGGCGATGTCGTCAACGTCGCGCCGAGCGGCACCGCGACCGCCTCGAGCACCGAGGTCGCCCAGTTCGGCGCCAAGAACGTCAACGACGACAAGGCGTCGACGCGCTGGGCATCGGGCTACAGCGACGACTCGTGGGTGCAGGTGAAGCTCAGCGAACCGACGGTCGTGCGCGGCATCACGGTCAACTGGGAGTCGGCCTGCGCCAACGCCTACGAGCTGCAGACGTCGAACGACGGCACGACGTGGACGACGATCCGCACGGTCGACGACTCGACCTGCGCGCTCGACGTCTACACCTTCGACGAGAGCGAGCCGGTGCAGTACGTGCGCATGCAGGGCGTCGACCGCAAGACGACCTGGGGCTACTCGATCTGGGAGCTCGGCATCTACGCGGCGAGCTGA
- a CDS encoding DUF1697 domain-containing protein, producing the protein MERPTHVALLRGINVGGRNPVDMQALVECFRDAGYGEARTHLQSGNVLFTAARGTDAKLEADLEHALQQRFGFAIPTLVRSRDEFAVTIAAAPDDHGSDRLRSEVFFVKSPLTVDAVLDQMPELRAGVDSIAPGPGAIYFSRVKALAGKTRITRLMAMPVFQQMTVRSWRTATRLLQLLDEEQPGG; encoded by the coding sequence ATGGAGAGACCGACCCACGTCGCACTGCTGCGCGGCATCAACGTCGGCGGCAGGAACCCGGTCGACATGCAGGCGCTCGTCGAATGCTTCCGCGATGCCGGCTACGGCGAGGCGCGCACGCACCTGCAGAGCGGCAACGTGCTGTTCACGGCCGCGCGCGGCACCGACGCGAAGCTCGAAGCCGACCTCGAGCACGCCCTGCAGCAGCGCTTCGGCTTCGCGATCCCGACGCTGGTGCGCTCACGAGACGAGTTCGCCGTGACGATCGCCGCAGCGCCCGACGACCATGGGTCCGACCGGCTCCGCAGCGAGGTGTTCTTCGTCAAGTCGCCGCTCACAGTGGATGCGGTGCTCGACCAGATGCCCGAGCTTCGCGCCGGAGTCGACTCGATCGCACCGGGGCCCGGCGCGATCTACTTCTCACGCGTGAAGGCGCTTGCCGGCAAGACGCGCATCACCCGCCTGATGGCCATGCCCGTCTTCCAGCAGATGACGGTGCGAAGCTGGCGAACCGCCACTCGGCTGCTGCAACTGCTCGACGAGGAGCAGCCTGGCGGGTAG
- a CDS encoding dihydrofolate reductase family protein, giving the protein MGTVTISFEMTLDGAFDQMEQWFDDNEPDLVRHSDELVFGADAVLLGRESYEFFREYWPAQTDERGFAAHYNALPKFVASTTLTGPLDWNSTLIEGDVAEAVRSLRDQYGSIISHGYGQLAATLMDAGLVDEVHAGIHPFIVGNAEDRLRTPHPVGLRLLEVQGSESGTIFARYAPA; this is encoded by the coding sequence ATGGGAACAGTGACGATCTCTTTCGAAATGACACTCGACGGGGCGTTCGACCAGATGGAGCAGTGGTTCGACGACAACGAACCCGACCTGGTGCGCCACTCCGACGAACTCGTCTTCGGCGCCGACGCGGTGCTGCTCGGCCGTGAGAGCTACGAGTTCTTCCGCGAGTACTGGCCGGCCCAGACCGATGAGCGCGGCTTCGCGGCGCACTACAACGCGCTGCCGAAGTTCGTGGCCTCGACGACGCTGACGGGCCCGCTCGACTGGAACTCGACGCTCATCGAGGGCGACGTGGCCGAGGCGGTGCGGAGCCTTCGCGACCAGTACGGCTCGATCATCTCGCACGGCTACGGGCAGCTGGCGGCGACCCTCATGGATGCCGGGCTGGTCGATGAGGTGCACGCGGGCATCCACCCGTTCATCGTCGGCAATGCCGAGGATCGACTGCGCACGCCGCACCCGGTCGGCCTGCGGCTGCTCGAGGTGCAGGGCTCCGAGTCGGGCACCATCTTCGCGAGGTACGCGCCGGCCTAG